The following proteins come from a genomic window of Myxosarcina sp. GI1:
- a CDS encoding response regulator yields the protein MEQSKTELDLNQVRVLVVEDVVDSREIITIYLEQIGATVKAVSNAAEALQAIENFQPSLLISDIYMPERDGFWLIERLRNLQPKSLSTIPAIAVTAAARDSDRDSILAAGYDVYISKPFIFSNLAYSIELALSKQQNPTDCIGKK from the coding sequence ATGGAGCAAAGTAAAACCGAGCTAGATCTTAACCAGGTGCGTGTGCTTGTAGTTGAAGATGTAGTTGATTCGAGAGAAATTATTACTATCTACTTAGAACAGATTGGAGCTACGGTAAAAGCGGTAAGTAATGCCGCAGAAGCTTTACAGGCAATAGAAAACTTTCAACCTTCTCTACTGATTAGCGATATTTACATGCCCGAACGTGATGGTTTTTGGTTGATCGAACGTCTGAGAAATTTACAGCCAAAATCTTTATCTACCATACCAGCGATCGCCGTAACTGCTGCTGCTAGAGATAGCGATCGCGATAGTATTCTGGCGGCAGGTTACGATGTATACATTAGTAAGCCGTTTATTTTTAGCAATCTAGCATATTCGATCGAACTTGCTTTAAGCAAACAGCAAAATCCTACAGACTGTATTGGCAAGAAATAG